A genomic stretch from Rhodomicrobium vannielii ATCC 17100 includes:
- a CDS encoding glycoside hydrolase family 3 N-terminal domain-containing protein, whose translation MAHRNIPILRGLALGLALIAAEPCLATGATEYSGVAFATEASPEAGASRDLTGQRVKTAQNNGESGNESTAEAQKKLKQELDRLRRPPRDGWATTTPTTQQKPPQPQKPTPTAPTEAQPKPKRPPTTNTTAQTPQKPKPAAPAVAPIAAPLPIGPAIDPAIDRAAGKVLFLRFSGTTPNDGGSKAMRAMLQTGQIAGVMFSRQNIASKAQLRDLVKFLWQGNAAQRPYFAIREIGGKDDALPQLKEFEAWPSPSDIAGRGDPEYAYSTYRSLGFNLAHLGFNLNFGPALSPSGAAADPSSFGANPLQSGVFAKTFILGHKDTNVIPVPVVDQSELSVRALKSLLVAYPGTPVAAVIGDETASLSVYETLVRGPRFCFLTMTAGAAETVSSFAKGCDVLVVDGGKESPAATRAALAAAIADAVNNGTLALADLQASAQRLSTLRGSTASISNGFTTTAQ comes from the coding sequence ATGGCGCATCGAAACATTCCCATCCTGCGCGGACTTGCTCTTGGGCTTGCCCTTATCGCAGCCGAGCCTTGCCTGGCGACCGGCGCGACGGAGTATAGCGGGGTGGCGTTCGCCACGGAAGCATCGCCCGAAGCGGGCGCCAGCCGAGACCTTACCGGACAAAGGGTAAAAACGGCGCAAAACAATGGCGAGTCCGGCAATGAGTCGACCGCCGAGGCGCAGAAGAAGCTGAAGCAGGAGCTTGATCGTCTGCGGCGTCCACCTCGCGACGGCTGGGCGACGACTACGCCCACCACCCAGCAGAAGCCGCCGCAGCCGCAGAAGCCTACGCCCACGGCCCCGACCGAAGCGCAGCCGAAGCCGAAGCGGCCACCCACCACAAACACAACCGCTCAGACGCCGCAGAAGCCGAAGCCCGCCGCTCCTGCGGTCGCGCCCATCGCGGCACCGCTTCCCATCGGCCCCGCCATCGATCCTGCGATCGACCGCGCGGCGGGAAAGGTGCTGTTTCTTCGCTTTTCCGGTACGACGCCCAACGATGGCGGCTCGAAAGCCATGCGCGCCATGCTGCAAACAGGCCAGATCGCGGGCGTGATGTTCTCGCGGCAGAACATCGCTTCCAAGGCCCAGCTGCGCGACCTCGTGAAATTTCTGTGGCAAGGCAACGCGGCTCAGCGGCCCTACTTCGCGATTCGCGAGATCGGCGGCAAGGACGACGCGCTGCCTCAGTTGAAGGAGTTCGAGGCGTGGCCATCTCCGAGCGACATCGCGGGCAGGGGCGACCCGGAATACGCCTATTCCACCTATCGCTCGCTCGGCTTCAACCTCGCGCATCTCGGCTTCAACTTGAATTTCGGCCCGGCGCTCAGCCCGTCCGGGGCGGCGGCAGACCCGTCGAGTTTCGGCGCGAACCCGCTGCAATCCGGCGTTTTTGCCAAGACGTTCATCCTCGGCCACAAGGATACGAACGTCATTCCAGTGCCCGTCGTGGACCAGAGCGAGCTTTCGGTGCGCGCCCTGAAATCGCTGCTCGTCGCCTATCCGGGCACGCCGGTTGCGGCGGTGATCGGCGATGAAACGGCGTCGCTCTCGGTTTATGAGACCCTCGTGCGGGGTCCGCGCTTCTGTTTTCTCACGATGACCGCGGGTGCGGCCGAAACGGTTTCCTCCTTTGCCAAAGGCTGCGACGTGCTGGTGGTGGATGGCGGCAAGGAAAGCCCGGCGGCGACGCGCGCGGCTCTGGCGGCCGCGATTGCCGACGCGGTGAACAACGGCACGCTCGCGCTGGCGGACCTTCAGGCCTCGGCGCAGCGCCTTTCCACGCTTCGCGGTTCCACGGCATCGATATCCAACGGATTTACAACTACAGCGCAGTAG
- a CDS encoding tetratricopeptide repeat protein codes for MTFGIGGAAMAAPDKTALKAQEGSSALLRGRYDLAVSAYDEALREAGLPPARQATILSDRGVAKWRMKQLDDAAADFTKAVSLNPDYALAYNNRGNVFLEMNRPDDAFRDFDRAVALSPDFGAAYANRANASQKLNHPDVAEKDFRKAIELMPASSIPLNGCGRIAAGEGRLYTGLRYLNRAITLNAQFAPAYHNRAAIYAALKRNDEAAQDLDKVIALAPDNVALYVARGQAHAKEKRWQPAFRDFSKAVELASDNVPALIGRASQNLERKRADLALDDLNHAISLDANAAEAYFWRGQAKYGTGDVEGADADLSKALELAPAYADAYRFRGSYRERGGRRDEAIADYRKALELDPLNRDLRDGYKAASGETADAVVKPLAPAVDGWEVYRSATGHYTALNERYPKMPVMLETQGAAPAEILEWTPLKETLAGIGLLRYRSGEKGGIPHEFVAIIDLSRAQVTGIEPYITGDAKSKWAWTQYGVTVTDTDGLSSVYDLRKPRQEMPQQAARRDENPWSTVFGGGGGGGGGGGRRGGPSIFGWLFR; via the coding sequence TTGACTTTCGGTATCGGCGGGGCGGCGATGGCTGCGCCCGACAAGACCGCGCTCAAGGCGCAGGAGGGAAGTTCCGCGCTCCTTCGCGGGCGATACGATCTCGCCGTGTCCGCGTATGACGAGGCGTTGCGCGAGGCGGGCCTGCCTCCCGCGCGTCAAGCCACCATCCTTTCGGATCGCGGCGTCGCGAAATGGCGCATGAAGCAGCTCGACGATGCCGCCGCCGACTTCACCAAAGCCGTTTCGCTCAACCCGGACTACGCGCTCGCCTACAACAATCGCGGCAATGTTTTCCTTGAGATGAACCGGCCGGACGATGCCTTCCGGGATTTCGACCGCGCGGTGGCGCTTTCGCCCGATTTCGGCGCCGCCTATGCGAATCGCGCCAACGCAAGCCAGAAGCTCAACCACCCCGACGTGGCCGAGAAGGATTTCCGCAAGGCGATTGAACTCATGCCCGCAAGCTCCATTCCGCTGAACGGGTGCGGGCGGATCGCGGCAGGCGAAGGCCGCCTCTATACGGGCCTGCGCTATCTGAACCGCGCCATCACGCTGAACGCGCAATTCGCCCCCGCCTATCACAACCGCGCAGCGATCTATGCGGCACTGAAGCGGAACGACGAGGCGGCGCAGGATCTCGACAAGGTGATCGCGCTCGCCCCCGATAACGTGGCGCTCTATGTGGCGCGCGGACAGGCACACGCGAAGGAAAAGCGCTGGCAGCCAGCGTTTCGCGATTTCTCCAAGGCGGTCGAACTCGCCTCGGACAATGTCCCGGCGCTGATCGGGCGCGCATCGCAGAACCTCGAACGCAAGCGGGCCGACCTCGCGTTGGACGACCTGAACCATGCGATCTCGCTCGATGCGAACGCCGCCGAGGCTTATTTCTGGCGCGGTCAGGCGAAATACGGAACGGGCGACGTGGAAGGCGCTGACGCGGATTTGTCGAAGGCCCTCGAACTCGCCCCTGCCTACGCCGATGCCTATCGCTTCAGGGGCAGCTATCGCGAGCGCGGCGGTCGTCGCGACGAGGCCATCGCCGATTACCGCAAGGCGCTCGAACTCGATCCTCTCAATCGCGACCTGCGCGACGGCTACAAGGCCGCGAGCGGCGAAACGGCCGACGCCGTGGTGAAGCCACTCGCCCCCGCCGTCGACGGCTGGGAGGTGTACCGCTCGGCGACCGGACATTATACGGCGCTGAACGAGCGCTATCCGAAAATGCCGGTGATGCTCGAAACGCAAGGCGCGGCGCCCGCCGAAATCCTCGAATGGACGCCGCTGAAAGAGACGCTGGCCGGGATCGGGCTGTTGCGCTACCGGTCGGGCGAGAAGGGCGGCATTCCTCACGAATTTGTCGCCATCATCGACCTGTCCCGCGCGCAGGTTACGGGCATCGAGCCCTACATCACGGGCGACGCAAAGTCGAAATGGGCGTGGACGCAATATGGCGTCACCGTAACCGATACCGACGGGCTTTCGAGCGTTTACGACCTGAGGAAGCCGAGGCAGGAGATGCCGCAGCAGGCAGCTCGGCGCGACGAAAATCCGTGGTCGACGGTCTTCGGCGGCGGCGGTGGAGGTGGCGGTGGCGGAGGCCGTCGCGGCGGCCCGAGCATCTTCGGCTGGCTCTTCCGGTGA
- a CDS encoding glycosyltransferase, with amino-acid sequence MATIAILHANHNHPAYTGASLRAGAVAGTESSAIYLAEALARRGHRVFALNRLKASSVENGVTWLPLESRTSLPPVDFAIALNSDRLYWGFKARHKLTWLHTPPTLGKFLKRRNALALLWHRPTAVLLGGYHASTLDPRVLYRRRVEIAHGVADMFFAPEPDAEPRAPKAVFCSRPSRGLDFVARLWPSVHATVPDAELHVFCPQSSLDEAAARIGGSAPGIRLRGGVARSELAAELRTARVMLVPGDPDETYCLAAAEATASGVPLVTLGIGALKERLRDGETGFLASGADDFARHAQNVLTDDALWLRLNRGCVAESALCRWDDRAAEWERLFVALDTRDAPALEPFLVAAR; translated from the coding sequence ATGGCGACAATCGCGATCCTGCATGCGAATCATAATCACCCCGCCTACACGGGCGCTTCGCTGCGCGCGGGCGCGGTTGCTGGCACCGAAAGCTCGGCGATTTATCTCGCGGAGGCGCTCGCCCGGCGCGGCCATCGCGTCTTCGCGCTGAACCGCCTCAAGGCGTCGTCCGTGGAAAACGGCGTGACATGGTTGCCGCTCGAAAGCCGCACGAGCCTGCCGCCGGTCGATTTCGCCATCGCGCTCAATTCGGACCGGCTTTACTGGGGTTTCAAGGCACGCCACAAGCTGACATGGCTGCATACGCCGCCGACGCTCGGCAAGTTTCTCAAGCGGCGCAATGCACTCGCGCTTCTGTGGCATCGGCCGACGGCGGTGCTGCTCGGCGGCTACCACGCATCGACGCTCGACCCGCGCGTGCTGTACCGTCGTCGCGTGGAGATTGCGCACGGCGTGGCGGATATGTTCTTCGCGCCGGAGCCGGACGCAGAGCCACGCGCTCCAAAGGCCGTCTTCTGTTCGCGGCCTTCACGCGGGCTCGATTTTGTCGCGCGGCTCTGGCCGAGTGTCCATGCCACGGTGCCGGATGCCGAATTGCACGTGTTCTGTCCGCAGTCGAGCCTTGACGAGGCCGCCGCGCGCATTGGCGGCTCTGCGCCCGGCATTCGGTTACGCGGCGGCGTCGCGCGGTCAGAGCTTGCAGCCGAACTCAGGACCGCGCGCGTGATGCTGGTCCCTGGCGACCCGGATGAAACCTATTGTCTCGCGGCTGCGGAGGCAACGGCCTCGGGCGTGCCGCTCGTCACGCTTGGCATCGGCGCGCTAAAGGAACGCTTGCGCGATGGTGAAACCGGCTTTCTCGCGAGCGGCGCCGACGATTTCGCGCGTCATGCCCAAAACGTGCTCACCGATGACGCGCTCTGGCTTCGTCTCAATCGCGGCTGCGTGGCGGAAAGCGCGCTCTGCCGCTGGGACGACCGCGCCGCCGAATGGGAGCGGCTTTTCGTGGCGCTCGATACGCGCGATGCCCCCGCGCTCGAACCGTTTCTTGTCGCGGCGCGTTGA
- a CDS encoding MAPEG family protein: MTTELTMLVWTIVLAIVQIGLFSIARTAQYGAKWNMGARDDKQPPLNPIADRLGRAQANLYETLPLFIAAVLIAHVAGRENATTALGAQLYFWGRVVYVPLYAFGVPYVRTLVWGVATAGLLMVLWPLIG, from the coding sequence ATGACCACGGAACTGACGATGCTGGTTTGGACCATCGTCCTCGCCATCGTGCAGATCGGCCTTTTTTCCATCGCGCGGACGGCGCAATACGGCGCGAAATGGAACATGGGCGCGCGGGACGACAAGCAGCCGCCGCTGAACCCCATCGCGGACAGGCTCGGGCGTGCGCAGGCGAATCTTTACGAGACGCTGCCGCTGTTCATCGCGGCGGTGCTCATCGCTCATGTCGCGGGGCGGGAAAACGCCACTACCGCGCTCGGCGCACAACTCTACTTCTGGGGCCGCGTCGTCTACGTGCCGCTGTATGCTTTCGGCGTGCCCTACGTTCGCACTCTCGTCTGGGGCGTCGCGACGGCCGGGCTGCTTATGGTGCTGTGGCCGCTCATCGGATAA
- a CDS encoding AI-2E family transporter, which translates to MDNTIRLSPHATFWVVIVALATMGLMVFSDVLMPFAAGFVLAYLFQPLVERLNRIGVHRGAAAFAIIAVLSLIFIAIFALLIPPLVDQLRQFAQDLPVYYQRARAYLWENYPQYLRSLQSTVQQQEGGAAGQAQDVAGMVAGYLKGLAESSLAFFNTLALLFLTPIVTFFLLRDWDQMFASIDSLLPKRDAPTIRKLAGEVDDTISGYLRGMFIVLSILSIFYMVTLGLIGLNYGLLIGLFAGIISFVPYLGSTSGLLVAGGVALAQFAPDYSMVALVIGVFIFGQIIEGNVLTPNIVGNQVRLHPVWLLFALVAAGYLLGFTGLLISVPLAAVIGVLVRFAIRKYQESEIYGEENSEAAEEAVEGAKPQRSAAIG; encoded by the coding sequence ATGGACAACACGATCCGTCTCTCGCCGCACGCGACCTTCTGGGTGGTGATCGTAGCCCTCGCCACGATGGGGCTGATGGTATTCTCCGACGTGCTCATGCCTTTCGCGGCGGGGTTCGTCCTCGCCTATCTCTTTCAGCCGCTGGTTGAGCGGCTCAATCGCATCGGCGTGCATCGTGGGGCGGCGGCATTCGCGATCATCGCGGTTCTGAGCCTCATCTTCATTGCGATTTTCGCGTTGCTCATTCCTCCGCTGGTCGACCAGCTCCGGCAATTCGCGCAGGACTTGCCGGTCTATTACCAGCGTGCGCGCGCCTATCTCTGGGAGAATTATCCGCAGTATCTCAGGTCCCTTCAGAGCACCGTGCAGCAACAGGAGGGCGGGGCCGCTGGGCAGGCGCAGGATGTGGCGGGCATGGTCGCGGGCTATCTGAAGGGCCTCGCGGAGAGCAGTCTCGCGTTCTTCAACACGCTCGCGCTCCTGTTTCTTACGCCCATCGTCACGTTCTTCCTGCTGCGCGACTGGGACCAGATGTTCGCCTCCATCGATAGCCTGCTTCCGAAGAGGGACGCGCCGACCATCCGCAAACTCGCGGGCGAGGTCGACGACACGATTTCGGGTTATCTGCGCGGCATGTTCATCGTGCTGTCGATCCTCTCGATATTCTACATGGTCACGCTCGGCCTGATCGGACTGAACTACGGCCTCCTCATCGGCCTTTTCGCCGGGATCATCAGCTTCGTGCCTTATCTCGGCTCGACGAGCGGGTTGCTGGTGGCGGGCGGCGTCGCGCTGGCGCAATTTGCGCCGGATTACTCCATGGTCGCGCTCGTCATCGGCGTCTTCATCTTCGGGCAGATTATCGAAGGTAATGTGCTGACGCCGAACATCGTCGGCAATCAGGTGCGGCTGCATCCGGTCTGGCTGCTTTTCGCGCTGGTCGCGGCGGGTTATCTTCTCGGTTTCACCGGCCTCTTGATCTCGGTGCCGCTTGCGGCGGTCATCGGCGTGCTGGTGCGCTTTGCTATCCGCAAATATCAGGAAAGCGAAATCTATGGCGAGGAGAATAGCGAGGCGGCAGAGGAGGCGGTCGAAGGCGCAAAGCCGCAACGATCAGCGGCCATCGGCTGA
- a CDS encoding HdaA/DnaA family protein, which produces MSAQLVLDLPRRFAYDEADFFVTARNDRAFGLVCQWPDWHAPAAVIWGPPQSGKTYLAHIWQARANAAFADPAALEGHVWAARQPLVLEDVDASALPETALFHHLNLAREHGSFILLTARTPPGSWRIALPDLRSRIRSYPTAEIQPPDEEHLAALLLKHFSDRGIEIAPDVIAYLVQRIERSMAAADAVASLLDKAALAERRRITRAFAAKVLKTVSGGSDEADDEPDANF; this is translated from the coding sequence ATGTCGGCCCAGCTCGTGCTCGATCTGCCCCGGCGTTTCGCCTATGACGAGGCCGATTTCTTCGTGACCGCGCGAAACGACCGCGCCTTCGGGCTTGTCTGCCAGTGGCCGGACTGGCACGCGCCCGCCGCCGTGATCTGGGGACCGCCGCAATCCGGTAAGACGTACCTCGCGCACATCTGGCAGGCGCGGGCGAATGCGGCATTCGCCGACCCCGCCGCGCTCGAAGGCCATGTCTGGGCCGCGCGTCAGCCCCTCGTGCTGGAGGACGTGGACGCGTCCGCGCTACCGGAGACGGCGCTGTTTCATCATCTGAACCTCGCGCGCGAACACGGCTCCTTCATCCTGCTGACCGCGCGAACGCCGCCCGGAAGCTGGCGGATCGCGTTGCCGGATCTGCGCTCGCGCATCCGCTCCTATCCAACTGCCGAAATTCAGCCGCCCGACGAGGAGCATCTTGCCGCGCTCCTCCTCAAGCATTTCAGCGATCGCGGCATCGAGATCGCCCCGGACGTGATCGCCTATCTCGTGCAGCGCATCGAGCGCTCTATGGCGGCGGCTGATGCGGTGGCGTCGCTTCTCGACAAGGCTGCGCTGGCCGAACGCCGCCGGATCACGCGTGCGTTCGCGGCGAAGGTGCTGAAGACGGTGAGTGGCGGATCGGACGAAGCGGACGACGAGCCGGACGCCAATTTCTGA